The Gloeobacter morelensis MG652769 genome contains the following window.
GTCTGGCTTTTTCGCTCCAGTGGGCCTGGGCATCGCGGCCGGCTCGGGGCGAAAAGTCGTCGAAGGCGGTGGGCATCTCCTGTTCCTGCCCCTGGCTGTCCACCAGGGTCAGATCCACCGCCGCGCCGCGGTTGTGGCGCGAGCCCTTGGCCGGGTCAGCCACGTAGCGCTCATCGGGGACTAGTGCCCACATCTGCTTTTGCACCGTAAGCGGCCGGTAACAATCCCAGACCTGCAGGCCAAATCCCGCACCGGCCAGTCGATTTTGTACCCTGGCCAGACGCTCGGCTACCGGGGGGCGCAATAGACAGCGCGCCTCGGGGTAAACCGCCTTTTTAAGGAAGTTGTCCACAGTGGCGTAGCGCATGTCGCGTCGCACCCCGGGAGCCACGGCACCCAAATCCACCATCGCCTCGGCCGACACCGGCTTCGCAGCCAGAACGACGGCCAAAGCCAACAGCACAAAAAACCATGGCACTAAAATTCGCGGCTCCACAACCCTGGGGACATCATACCGAGCGCTTCTGGTTTCCAGGAATCCGGGCGCCGCCATCTTCTCTGAAATATCCTCAAGAAGGGGATTTTTTTCAGGGGGCATTTTTATGCGGACCATCGCCTTGACACCTTCGGGGCCACAGGTGCCCCAAATGGGCATCGGCACCTGGGCCTGGGGAGACCGGCTTTTTTGGAACTATGGCGGCGACTACGGTCCGGCGGAAGTGCGCAACGCCTTCGAAGCCGCGGTCTCGGGGGGCGTGCCGTTTTTTGATACGGCCGAACTGTACGGTCTCGGGGAATCGGAGACGTTGCTGGGACGCTTCGAGCGCGAGAGCGGCCAGTCGGTGCAGATAGCCACCAAGTATCTGCCTTTGCCCTGGCGGTGGAGTGCCGAAGCGGTCGAGGAAGCCCTCAGCGCGAGCTTGCAGCGGCTTGGGCGCGAGCGGGTCGAGTTGTACCAGGTCCATTCGCCTTTCAATTTTTTGATGGGAGCCGACACGCTCATGGGCGCCCTTGCCCGCGAGGTAAAGCGCGGCCGGATTGCGGCGGTGGGCGTGAGCAATTACGGTGCCGCCCAGATGGAGGAGGCGCACGGACTGCTCGCCGCCCAGGGGGTGCCGCTGGCGGTCAATCAGGTGCGCTATTCGCTCCTTACCCGCGAAATCGAGGCCAACGGCGTGCTCGATACTGCCCGCAGACTCGGAGTAAAAATTTTGGCCTATAGCCCCCTGGCGCAGGGATTGCTCACCGGCAAGTACACCGCCGCCTCGCCGCCTGAGGGAGCCCGGCGCCTCGATAACCGCTACAGCCCGAGCGGCCTGGCGGCCATCGCCCCGGTGCTGGAGGTGCTGCGCGACCTGGGCCAACAGTACGAGCGCACCCCGGCCCAGGTCGCCCTCAACTGGCTGGTGGCCCAGGAAGGTGTCATACCGATTCCGGGGGCCAAAACCGCCGCCCAGGCGGAGCAAAATCTGGGTGCCGTCGGTTGGAGCCTTGCTCCTGAAGAAGTCGACCGCCTGAGCGAGGTAAGCCGCCCCTGGCGGGCTGCGTGAGATAGCTCAAATCGTTCCTGAAGATAGATTGCTCACACTGCACCGTTTGGTTATACTCAAGCCAGTGGTGCAGGGGCGCTCCTTCGCACGAG
Protein-coding sequences here:
- a CDS encoding M15 family metallopeptidase, yielding MPWFFVLLALAVVLAAKPVSAEAMVDLGAVAPGVRRDMRYATVDNFLKKAVYPEARCLLRPPVAERLARVQNRLAGAGFGLQVWDCYRPLTVQKQMWALVPDERYVADPAKGSRHNRGAAVDLTLVDSQGQEQEMPTAFDDFSPRAGRDAQAHWSEKARRNYAVLHKAMVAEGFLPLPSEWWHYDAPGWERYAVVDVPLR
- a CDS encoding aldo/keto reductase, with protein sequence MRTIALTPSGPQVPQMGIGTWAWGDRLFWNYGGDYGPAEVRNAFEAAVSGGVPFFDTAELYGLGESETLLGRFERESGQSVQIATKYLPLPWRWSAEAVEEALSASLQRLGRERVELYQVHSPFNFLMGADTLMGALAREVKRGRIAAVGVSNYGAAQMEEAHGLLAAQGVPLAVNQVRYSLLTREIEANGVLDTARRLGVKILAYSPLAQGLLTGKYTAASPPEGARRLDNRYSPSGLAAIAPVLEVLRDLGQQYERTPAQVALNWLVAQEGVIPIPGAKTAAQAEQNLGAVGWSLAPEEVDRLSEVSRPWRAA